A genomic window from Salvia hispanica cultivar TCC Black 2014 chromosome 5, UniMelb_Shisp_WGS_1.0, whole genome shotgun sequence includes:
- the LOC125187037 gene encoding WAT1-related protein At2g37460-like, which translates to MDWKKVKPYVCVIILQLGNAGFSIVAKAALNQGSSHFTFSVYRNAFAAAIFIPLALFLERKTRPRITLSTFIKILLLGSIDPVIGQNAFYAGLKYSSPTFISAMCNLLPAITFLLAWILRIEKVKWKDIRSHAKIVGTLITVGGAMMVTLMRGHVIELPWTHKSTHTNGNEGEDPIKGALMITTSCLCYSSFYILQAITLKAYPAGLSLTAAACTMGTVIGTALTLGVERGNAAIWALGWDTKLLAYVYGGIFSSGLGYYLAGVVINAKGPVFLTAFSPLSLVIVAIMSSFIFAEQMRVGMVSGAVVIVIGLYMVIWGKTKDHKEAEKIQLPHLHNKSSSSFKATSTARSDEPISSPNVV; encoded by the exons ATGGATTGGAAGAAAGTGAAGCCATACGTTTGTGTAATAATCCTACAATTAGGTAACGCAGGTTTTAGTATAGTTGCCAAAGCTGCTCTAAACCAAGGAAGCAGCCATTTCACATTTTCAGTCTACAGAAACGCTTTCGCAGCTGCTATCTTCATTCCTTTAGCCTTGTTTCTAGAGAG GAAAACAAGGCCAAGAATCACTCTCTCCACATTCATCAAGATCCTACTACTTGGCTCAATTGA CCCGGTGATCGGCCAGAACGCCTTCTACGCCGGCCTCAAATACTCATCACCTACTTTCATCTCAGCTATGTGCAATCTTCTGCCTGCTATAACTTTTCTACTTGCTTGGATTTTGAG GATTGAGAAGGTGAAGTGGAAAGATATTCGCAGTCACGCGAAGATTGTGGGAACGTTGATCACCGTAGGCGGAGCGATGATGGTGACCCTCATGAGAGGGCATGTGATAGAGCTGCCGTGGACGCATAAGTCCACCCACACCAATGGAAACGAGGGCGAAGATCCCATAAAAGGAGCTCTGATGATCACAACCAGCTGTTTATGTTACTCCTCCTTCTACATTCTTCAGGCAATCACATTGAAGGCGTATCCAGCCGGACTTTCCCTCACAGCAGCCGCCTGCACGATGGGAACAGTGATTGGAACTGCGCTCACGTTAGGTGTAGAGAGGGGCAATGCCGCCATTTGGGCTCTCGGATGGGACACTAAGCTATTGGCTTATGTTTATGGT GGAATATTCAGTTCTGGATTGGGTTATTATCTTGCTGGAGTGGTGATAAATGCAAAAGGGCCAGTTTTCCTGACAGCATTCAGTCCTTTGAGCTTGGTCATCGTCGCAATTATGAGTTCTTTTATATTTGCGGAGCAAATGAGAGTCGGAAT GGTTAGTGGAGCTGTTGTGATTGTTATTGGGTTGTACATGGTGATATGGGGTAAAACAAAGGATCATAAAGAGGCAGAAAAAATTCAGCTGCCACATTTACACAATAAATCATCATCAAGCTTCAAGGCCACATCAACTGCCAGATCAGATGAACCAATATCATCCCCTAATGTTGTCTAG
- the LOC125187038 gene encoding WAT1-related protein At2g37460-like, with amino-acid sequence MMDWQKVKPYVCVIIVQFANAGFTVVAKAALNQGSSHFTFSVYRNAFAAAIFIPLAFFLERKTRPTTITLSTFIKIFLLGIIDPVIGQNTFYAGLKYSSPTFTSAICNLRPAMIFLLAWILGIEKVKWKEIGSHAKIVGTLITLVGAMMVTFIRGRAIELPWTHKSNHAATRNAGEDPIKGAVLITTSCLCYSAFYILQAITLKVYPAGLSLTAATCTIGAVVGTALTLVVEKGNTAIWALGWDAKLLAYVYGGILNSGMSFYLAGVVINAKGPVFLTAFNPLNLIIVAILSSFIFAEQMRVGMASGAVVTIVGLYMVIWGKTKDPKEAEKIQLPQLHNKSSSSFKASPTSSPNVV; translated from the exons ATGATGGATTGGCAGAAAGTGAAGCCATACGTGTGTGTAATAATCGTACAATTTGCTAACGCAGGTTTTACCGTAGTCGCCAAAGCTGCTCTAAACCAAGGAAGCAGCCATTTCACATTTTCAGTCTACAGAAACGCTTTCGCAGCGGCTATCTTCATTCCTTTAGCCTTCTTTCTAGAAAG GAAAACCAGGCCAACAACAATTACTCTCTCCACATTCATCAAGATCTTTCTACTTGGCATAATTGA CCCGGTAATCGGTCAGAACACCTTCTACGCCGGCCTCAAATACTCATCACCTACATTCACCTCAGCCATATGTAATCTTCGGCCTGCTATGATTTTTCTACTTGCTTGGATTTTGGG GATTGAGAAGGTGAAGTGGAAAGAAATTGGCAGTCATGCGAAGATTGTGGGAACGTTGATCACTTTAGTCGGAGCGATGATGGTGACCTTCATAAGAGGGCGTGCCATAGAGTTGCCGTGGACGCATAAGTCCAACCATGCTGCCACTAGAAACGCTGGCGAAGATCCGATAAAAGGAGCTGTGTTGATCACAACCAGCTGTTTATGCTACTCCGCCTTCTACATTCTTCAGGCAATCACATTGAAGGTGTATCCAGCCGGACTTTCCCTCACAGCGGCCACCTGCACGATCGGAGCAGTGGTCGGAACTGCGCTCACTTTGGTTGTAGAGAAGGGAAATACCGCCATTTGGGCTTTGGGATGGGACGCTAAGCTCTTGGCTTATGTTTATGGT GGAATATTAAATTCTGGAATGAGTTTTTATCTTGCTGGAGTGGTGATAAATGCTAAAGGGCCAGTTTTCCTGACAGCATTCAATCCTTTGAACTTGATCATCGTCGCAATTTTGAGTTCTTTCATTTTTGCCGAGCAAATGAGAGTTGGAAT GGCTAGTGGAGCTGTGGTGACTATTGTTGGGTTGTACATGGTGATATGGGGTAAAACAAAGGATCCTAAAGAGGCAGAAAAGATTCAGCTGCCACAGTTACACAATAAATCATCATCAAGCTTCAAGGCCTCACCAACATCATCCCCTAATGTTGTTTAG
- the LOC125186543 gene encoding serine/threonine-protein kinase 11-interacting protein-like: MAIVTGDRYLESLVKFVDYQAEKLIEGTLVLKLNPAGLRYVQSRLEAFRQMESSLAGAPVDYLRAYVSDFGDHRALVQLRRILRLLPSLKVVSLLPPLRRDPTPLSLLPFASLKVLELRGCDLSTSAAKGLLELRFTLEKLICHKSTDALRHIFASRIADIKNSPQWNRLSFVSCACNDLILMDESLQLLPLVETLDLSRNKFAKMDNLRKCTKLKHVDLGFNNLRSIASLREVPCQIVKLVLRNNALTSLHGIENLKSLQGLDVSYNIISNFSEIEVLAGISSLQNLWLEGNPLCYARWFRAKVFSLIYHPYLLKLDEKKISAFEDWKRKIIISSRQKQPASFGFYSPIRYEADLEEDSHTKKRRSRVACIENDERSTYIVDPDSVSCDDDIESKGETVHTEEEAEIEDLMERIENLKKHRSSMWLEEFHEWMNQTSETVGDGNRFRSTISHRNKEMCLNSETEDIDQGETSRYLSDSFQLSGDESSTILLGSETSFANTSVVSAQQYFDRISEASSRSSRLFMGHSGGDRSVFKNFSESQEELRYLNNEGNIPADAVYLRFDSLEMPRGDNSSAENMYVPSTTAMNNIMGSRSSSTLPPSPPHYEEDILHRRHNLEEEFLQLSAESFSVASSDSNTSCSDHDSAHDGPSVSHIDRSVDDSSSKKSNDNIFIASTDDDTSDAKKNVTDVSISQTQGNCAYTNGREMEISLPDSGRSLDDIQDDESLGLFKGKNRHRRKPSKRMISLSEEDDVRGDTESSKRSGDHVESC; the protein is encoded by the exons ATGGCGATCGTCACCGGCGATAGATATCTCGAATCACTCGTCAAATTCGTTGATTATCAGGCAGAGAAATTGATAGAAGGTACTCTGGTATTGAAATTGAATCCGGCGGGTTTGCGTTACGTGCAATCGAGGCTGGAGGCATTTAGGCAGATGGAGAGCTCGTTGGCCGGAGCTCCGGTTGATTATCTGCGCGCCTATGTGTCGGATTTTGGCGACCACCGCGCGCTCGTGCAGTTGCGGAGAATTCTTCGCCTGCTTCCGTCGTTAAAGGTGGTTTCTCTGCTGCCGCCCCTCCGCAGGGATCCGACGCCTCTGTCCCTTCTTCCATTCGCCAGTTTGAAGGTTTTGGAGCTCCGGGGATGTGATTTGTCGACGTCTGCAGCCAAAGGGTTGCTTGAGTTGAGGTTCACGCTTGAGAAATTGATATGCCATAAGTCAACT GATGCATTGCGGCACATATTTGCGAGTAGAATTGCGGACATAAAGAATTCACCCCAATGGAACCGGTTGTCTTTTGTTTCATGTGCATGTAATGACTTGATTCTCATGGATGAGTCTTTGCAGCTGCTTCCTCTGGTTGAAACCCTTGATCTGAGTAGGAACAAGTTTGCAAAGATGGATAATCTCAGAAAGTGCACCAAATTGAAGCATGTGGATTTGGGATTTAATAACCTAAGAAGTATTGCATCATTACGTGAG GTCCCCTGTCAGATTGTTAAGCTTGTGCTGAGAAACAATGCTTTAACTTCATTGCATGGCATTGAAAATCTCAAATCACTTCAAGGGCTTGATGTTtcatacaatatcatttctaACTTTTCTGAGATAGAGGTTCTTGCTGGTATCTCATCTCTTCAGAACTTATGGTTAGAAGGAAATCCTCTTTGCTATGCCCGATGGTTCCGAGCTAAAGTTTTCAGCCTTATTTATCATCCATATTTA CTTAAGCTGGACGAGAAGAAAATATCTGCTTTTGAGGATTGGAAGcggaaaataataatttcaagtAGGCAGAAGCAGCCTGCAAGCTTTGGATTTTATTCACCCATCCGTTATGAAGCTGATTTAGAAGAAGATTCTCATACAAAGAAG AGGCGTTCACGTGTTGCATGTATTGAGAATGATGAGCGAAGCACATATATTGTTGACCCAGATTCAGTGTCATGTGATGATGATATTGAGAGCAAAGGAGAAACTGTGCATACAGAAGAAGAAGCTGAAATTGAAGATTTGATGgaaagaattgaaaatttgaagaagcaTCGTTCTTCTATGTGGTTGGAAGAATTTCATGAATGGATGAATCAAACATCAGAAACTGTTGGTGATGGCAATAGATTTAGGAGTACCATATCACATAGAAATAAAGAGATGTGTTTGAACAGTGAGACAGAGGACATTGACCAAGGCGAGACCTCAAGGTACCTCTCCGACTCTTTTCAGCTTTCTGGGGATGAGAGCAGCACAATCCTTCTAGGATCCGAGACATCCTTTGCAAATACGTCGGTTGTCAGTGCTCAACAGTATTTTGATCGAATCAGCGAAGCATCTTCAAGGTCTTCAAGGTTGTTCATGGGCCATTCTGGAGGGGACAGATCTGTTTTCAAGAATTTTAGTGAGAGTCAGGAAGAGCTGAGATACTTAAACAATGAAGGGAATATTCCTGCAGATGCTGTATACTTGAGATTTGATTCCCTTGAAATGCCCAGAGGGGATAATTCGAGTGCAGAAAACATGTATGTCCCTTCAACTACTGCAATGAATAATATAATGGGGTCCCGTTCTTCCTCAACTTTGCCGCCATCTCCACCTCATTACGAGGAGGATATTTTACATCGACGACACAACTTAGAAGAAGAATTTCTGCAGCTGTCTGCTGAATCATTCTCAGTGGCATCATCTGATAGTAATACAAGCTGTAGTGACCATGATTCTGCTCATGATGGCCCTTCGGTGTCTCATATTGATAGGTCTGTCGATGACAGTTCATCTAAAAAGAGTAATGATAATATCTTTATAGCTTCAACTGACGATGATACAAGTGAtgcaaagaaaaatgtgactgATGTGTCAATTTCTCAGACTCAAGGAAATTGTGCTTACACAAATGGAAGAGAGATGGAAATTTCCCTTCCTGACAGTGGTAGGTCTTTAGATGATATACAAGATGATGAAAGTTTAGGACTTTTTAAGGGGAAGAATAGACACAGAAGGAAACCCAGTAAAAGGATGATTTCCTTATCTGAGGAGGATGATGTGAGAGGAGATACTGAATCTTCAAAGAGGTCAGGTGATCACGTAGAATCCTGCTGA